A single region of the Flammeovirga agarivorans genome encodes:
- a CDS encoding bestrophin family protein — MVTRLYIPWKRLFKDLWFSVLLIVIYMLFLSILDDEHMLSNLSLPLGIITVPGTAISLLLAFRTNSSYQRWWEARQVWGAIVNDSRSWVRQLMTFLPNNPELKELLTEMSYRQAAWCFALTRHLRKQNTTMDINHLLPKEEIEELKTSKNVPNALLFTQGQLLRKLYKEKYLDTYQLVQLDTTLCKLTDAMGKCERIKNTVFPSMYTLLLEILIYFFIFSVPYGLVETNGVVLLVTSVTLAMAFLIIERIATYLQDPFEDKSSDTPMLTLSRTIEINIKDELKERDLPDPWKPETPYVLM, encoded by the coding sequence ATGGTTACAAGACTTTACATTCCTTGGAAGAGACTTTTCAAAGATTTATGGTTCTCCGTTTTACTTATTGTTATTTATATGTTGTTCTTATCAATTTTAGATGATGAACACATGTTAAGCAATTTAAGTTTACCTCTGGGTATTATCACAGTCCCTGGTACAGCAATTTCTTTACTATTGGCTTTTAGAACCAACTCATCTTATCAAAGATGGTGGGAAGCAAGGCAAGTTTGGGGTGCCATAGTAAATGATTCGAGAAGTTGGGTAAGACAACTCATGACTTTCTTACCTAATAATCCGGAGTTAAAAGAACTTCTTACAGAAATGTCATACCGTCAGGCAGCTTGGTGTTTTGCTTTGACAAGGCATTTAAGGAAGCAGAATACAACAATGGATATCAATCATTTATTGCCCAAAGAGGAGATTGAAGAGTTAAAAACAAGTAAGAATGTTCCCAATGCATTGTTATTTACACAAGGTCAATTACTACGAAAACTATATAAAGAGAAGTATTTAGATACTTATCAGCTAGTTCAATTGGATACCACCCTCTGTAAGTTGACGGATGCAATGGGTAAATGTGAGCGAATTAAAAATACAGTCTTCCCAAGTATGTATACATTGTTACTTGAGATACTGATTTATTTTTTCATTTTTTCTGTTCCCTATGGTTTGGTAGAGACTAATGGTGTTGTGTTATTGGTAACTAGTGTTACACTTGCTATGGCTTTTCTTATTATCGAAAGGATTGCCACTTACTTGCAAGACCCTTTTGAAGATAAATCTTCAGATACACCGATGTTAACTCTTTCAAGAACGATAGAGATCAATATTAAAGATGAGTTGAAAGAAAGAGATTTACCTGACCCTTGGAAGCCAGAAACTCCTTATGTATTAATGTAG
- the cysQ gene encoding 3'(2'),5'-bisphosphate nucleotidase CysQ, which yields MNLEKLSEDCMQIAIDAGHAIMEIYQKEDLGVEIKDDNSPLTLADKASHEVIMEGLTKLEYPILSEEGKEMSYDERKDWTTYWCVDPLDGTKEFINRNGEFTVNIALIHEKKPVLGVVYVPVKGVIYIGIDGIGAKKGEAGILDPIEVKWKEGNRVAVRSKSHANPAEEEIIGKYSATESISVGSSLKFCMVAEGKADLYYRHGPTMEWDTAAGQAVVEAAGGHVYTGNTEDELFRYNKENLLNGSFLVLGK from the coding sequence ATGAACTTAGAAAAATTATCTGAGGATTGTATGCAAATTGCAATTGATGCAGGTCATGCAATCATGGAAATTTATCAAAAAGAAGATTTAGGCGTTGAAATTAAAGACGATAATTCTCCTTTAACACTAGCAGATAAGGCTTCACATGAAGTAATAATGGAAGGCCTTACTAAGTTAGAATACCCAATCTTATCTGAGGAAGGCAAAGAAATGTCTTACGATGAGCGTAAAGATTGGACTACCTATTGGTGTGTAGATCCTCTTGATGGCACTAAAGAGTTTATTAATAGAAATGGAGAGTTCACTGTAAATATAGCTCTGATTCACGAGAAAAAACCAGTATTAGGTGTAGTTTATGTTCCTGTAAAAGGAGTGATCTATATTGGTATTGATGGTATTGGAGCGAAGAAAGGTGAAGCAGGAATATTAGATCCAATTGAAGTGAAATGGAAAGAAGGCAATAGAGTTGCTGTTCGTTCTAAGTCACATGCAAACCCAGCTGAAGAAGAGATCATTGGTAAATACAGTGCAACGGAATCAATTTCAGTAGGTAGTTCTTTAAAATTCTGTATGGTAGCAGAAGGTAAAGCAGATTTATATTATAGACATGGTCCTACAATGGAGTGGGATACAGCCGCAGGTCAAGCAGTTGTTGAGGCTGCTGGAGGTCATGTATATACAGGAAATACTGAAGACGAGTTATTCCGTTATAATAAAGAGAATTTATTGAATGGCAGTTTCCTAGTTTTAGGTAAATAG
- a CDS encoding BamA/TamA family outer membrane protein, translating into MKFNFIKRLAVICLILINVQVFGRSFSHLNDSTNTLKKDTTKVEKKRKNLRFSILGGPGYTPDYGFLIGASALFTFSTDTTDKKMNRSVVPIAGAWLSSGGFNLLIKPQLFFNHDRFRYFGQIQYLNNINNYYGVGFDNNQNIERGPETTEYFMNSFLTFGSFLFRIGDSDFFLGPSYDVGYRRLSDIAAAMAEDPVYMKQAEMLGGGDEGMELFNVGIGFELSYDTRDIPANAWSGIYFDLTARYYDKWLGSDTQWGFLTAEYRQYKLLPFLGERRVLAWTAKVRSSFGDVPFTEMSMIGSPFDLRGYYQGQYRDKSMGYAMAEYRHMFNSKSKLLNRLGFAFWGGVGMVGPEVYNPGGVLPNFGGGLRIEVQPRMNFRIDVGKDPIANQTLLYFNMTEAF; encoded by the coding sequence ATGAAATTTAATTTCATAAAACGTCTTGCTGTTATTTGCTTGATACTTATAAATGTTCAAGTCTTTGGACGAAGCTTTAGCCATTTAAATGACAGTACTAATACATTAAAAAAGGATACAACTAAAGTTGAAAAGAAAAGAAAAAACTTACGTTTTAGTATTCTTGGTGGACCTGGCTATACCCCCGATTATGGTTTCTTAATTGGTGCCAGTGCTTTATTTACGTTTTCAACAGATACAACAGATAAAAAGATGAACCGTTCGGTAGTGCCTATTGCCGGCGCATGGTTGTCATCTGGTGGATTTAACTTGCTAATAAAACCACAACTTTTCTTTAACCATGATCGGTTTAGGTATTTTGGTCAGATCCAATATTTGAACAATATCAACAACTATTATGGTGTAGGATTCGATAATAATCAGAATATCGAAAGAGGGCCTGAAACCACTGAGTATTTCATGAACTCATTTCTTACTTTTGGTTCCTTCCTTTTTAGAATAGGAGATTCTGATTTCTTCTTGGGCCCCTCTTATGATGTAGGCTACAGAAGGTTAAGCGATATTGCCGCAGCAATGGCTGAAGACCCTGTATATATGAAACAGGCAGAAATGTTGGGAGGTGGTGATGAAGGAATGGAACTTTTCAATGTAGGTATAGGATTTGAATTATCTTATGACACAAGAGACATCCCTGCCAATGCATGGTCTGGTATTTACTTCGATCTTACAGCTAGATATTATGATAAATGGTTAGGATCAGATACTCAATGGGGCTTTCTAACTGCTGAATACCGCCAATATAAATTACTACCTTTCTTAGGAGAAAGAAGAGTATTAGCATGGACTGCTAAGGTAAGATCTTCATTCGGTGATGTTCCTTTTACAGAAATGTCGATGATTGGTTCTCCTTTTGATTTAAGAGGGTATTACCAAGGGCAATATAGAGATAAGTCAATGGGCTATGCAATGGCTGAATACCGTCATATGTTCAACTCTAAATCCAAATTACTCAACCGTCTTGGTTTTGCATTCTGGGGAGGTGTAGGTATGGTTGGCCCTGAAGTTTACAACCCAGGTGGAGTACTTCCCAACTTTGGTGGAGGCCTTAGAATTGAAGTACAACCAAGAATGAACTTCCGTATTGATGTAGGTAAAGATCCGATTGCGAATCAAACATTATTATACTTCAATATGACTGAAGCATTCTAA